A genomic stretch from Vibrio algarum includes:
- the bioA gene encoding adenosylmethionine--8-amino-7-oxononanoate transaminase, translated as MDLKFDQKHIWHPYTSTINPLTCYPVMSANGVEIQLETGEVLVDGMSSWWSTIHGYNHPHLNQAAHTQIDKVSHIMFGGITHQPAIDLCKKLIQLTPTRLQHVFLADSGSVAVEVSLKMALQYWHAKGEPRSKFLTLRDGYHGDTFAAMSVTDPDNSMHSLYKGFLPEHIFADSPKTGYWQDWDDADIVDFKKKITKNHNQIAAVILEPIVQGAGGMRIYHPEFLRQVRALCDEFNVLLILDEIATGFGRTGKLFACEHADIQPDILCLGKAITGGYMTLSATLTTKVVADTVCGGDAGCFMHGPTFMGNPLACAVANASMELIETGDWQKQTAMIESLFAKKLPELNIYELVQDTRWLGAIGVIETKKAVNMEVIQKFFVDNGVWIRPFGKLIYIMPPFISEPEQVSKLIEVIEKALQNEACFI; from the coding sequence ATGGACTTAAAATTTGATCAAAAACACATTTGGCACCCTTATACGTCAACTATTAATCCATTAACTTGCTACCCAGTTATGAGTGCAAATGGGGTGGAAATACAATTGGAAACTGGAGAGGTTTTAGTTGACGGCATGTCCTCTTGGTGGTCTACCATTCACGGCTATAATCACCCGCACCTCAACCAAGCCGCGCATACTCAAATCGATAAGGTTTCTCACATCATGTTTGGTGGGATTACTCATCAACCTGCTATAGACCTGTGTAAAAAATTGATTCAATTAACACCCACTCGTCTGCAACATGTCTTTCTTGCTGATTCAGGTTCGGTTGCGGTTGAAGTCAGCCTGAAAATGGCATTGCAATACTGGCACGCTAAAGGAGAGCCTAGGTCTAAATTTCTTACCTTACGCGATGGCTATCATGGTGATACTTTTGCTGCAATGTCTGTCACTGACCCAGATAATTCTATGCATAGCCTTTACAAAGGGTTCCTTCCAGAGCATATATTTGCTGACTCGCCAAAAACAGGATACTGGCAAGACTGGGACGACGCAGATATTGTCGACTTTAAGAAAAAAATAACTAAAAACCACAATCAGATTGCAGCGGTAATATTAGAACCTATAGTTCAAGGTGCAGGGGGTATGCGGATCTATCACCCAGAATTCCTTAGACAAGTCCGGGCACTATGCGATGAATTCAACGTTTTGCTCATTCTCGATGAGATAGCAACGGGCTTTGGTCGAACAGGTAAACTATTTGCGTGCGAACATGCCGATATTCAGCCGGATATTTTATGCTTAGGCAAAGCCATTACTGGCGGTTATATGACTTTATCTGCTACTTTAACGACGAAAGTTGTCGCGGATACTGTCTGCGGAGGAGATGCAGGATGCTTTATGCATGGCCCAACCTTTATGGGGAACCCTCTAGCCTGTGCAGTTGCTAACGCTAGTATGGAACTCATTGAAACCGGCGACTGGCAAAAGCAAACGGCAATGATCGAATCTCTTTTCGCTAAGAAATTGCCAGAATTAAATATATATGAATTAGTTCAAGATACACGTTGGTTGGGAGCAATAGGTGTCATAGAAACAAAAAAAGCGGTCAATATGGAAGTGATACAAAAGTTTTTTGTTGATAATGGTGTTTGGATACGACCTTTCGGCAAACTTATTTACATTATGCCTCCATTTATTAGTGAACCCGAACAGGTAAGTAAGCTCATTGAAGTAATTGAAAAAGCGCTACAGAACGAAGCGTGCTTTATATAA
- the bioF gene encoding 8-amino-7-oxononanoate synthase yields MFSHRIDAALEARKSAALDRKLTVIDAGNQPVFSFEDTCYTNFSSNDYMGLASSKELSKAWQEGIDKYGAGSGASPLVTGFSAAHRRLEDTLCDWLGFDRAILFSSGFSANQAVLFSLLEKHDVLVQDKLNHASLMEAGILSPASMKRFKHNDTQHLNEILTKEQQSLVVTEGVFSMDGDLAPLSGIAKVTSQSGNWLMVDDAHGVGVLGENGAGSCDEANVKPQILVVTFGKAFGLSGAAVLCSARLGDYLSQFARHHVYSTAMPPSQAHALTHASLMLQNQQWRRDQLMSLYETYNSALSTVPGFVETQTPIKPFICGDVNRTLALTNSLKKAGHWVTAIRPPTVPKQSCRIRITLTANHTTEQINNLVNSIIHFSEKNHTG; encoded by the coding sequence GTGTTTAGTCATCGAATTGATGCCGCTTTAGAAGCTAGAAAATCTGCCGCTTTAGATCGTAAATTAACGGTAATTGACGCTGGAAACCAGCCTGTTTTTAGCTTCGAAGATACGTGTTACACGAATTTTTCGAGTAATGACTATATGGGGTTGGCGAGCTCAAAAGAGCTGTCAAAAGCATGGCAAGAAGGTATTGATAAATATGGGGCAGGCAGCGGGGCATCTCCGTTAGTTACTGGTTTCTCTGCGGCTCATCGCAGGCTTGAAGATACCCTTTGCGACTGGCTTGGTTTCGATAGAGCGATTCTATTTAGTTCGGGTTTTAGTGCAAACCAAGCGGTGCTATTTTCATTATTAGAAAAACATGACGTATTGGTTCAAGATAAACTGAATCATGCGTCGTTAATGGAGGCGGGGATACTAAGCCCTGCTTCGATGAAGCGATTTAAGCACAATGATACACAGCACTTGAATGAGATATTAACCAAAGAACAGCAAAGCCTGGTAGTAACAGAAGGTGTATTTAGCATGGATGGCGATCTTGCACCTTTAAGTGGTATAGCTAAAGTGACGAGTCAAAGCGGTAATTGGTTAATGGTTGACGACGCTCATGGCGTAGGTGTGCTCGGTGAAAATGGTGCAGGGTCTTGCGATGAAGCGAATGTTAAACCTCAAATATTGGTTGTGACATTTGGTAAAGCCTTTGGGCTTTCAGGCGCAGCAGTTCTCTGCAGTGCAAGGCTAGGAGACTATTTATCGCAGTTCGCAAGACATCATGTCTATTCGACCGCGATGCCTCCAAGCCAAGCTCATGCTTTGACACATGCTTCGTTGATGCTTCAAAATCAACAATGGCGCAGAGACCAATTGATGAGTTTATATGAAACCTATAATTCGGCTTTGTCTACTGTTCCTGGATTTGTAGAGACACAAACCCCAATAAAACCATTTATCTGTGGTGATGTTAATCGAACACTTGCATTAACCAACTCGCTTAAAAAAGCTGGTCATTGGGTAACGGCGATACGGCCCCCAACGGTACCGAAACAGAGCTGCAGAATTCGCATTACCCTCACCGCTAACCATACAACTGAACAAATCAATAATTTAGTGAATAGTATCATTCATTTTTCAGAAAAAAATCATACAGGTTAG
- a CDS encoding trimethylamine-N-oxide reductase 2 — protein MNNISRRGFLKGSSMAAGTLVFTSIVPMQAMAKPKGSGILTAGRMGAMIAEVKDGKLISTKGALAKTVPNSLQTTGPDQVHTNARIKYPMVRKSYLDNPTDPKGMRGDDDYVRVSWDEAYKLIHEQHMRIRESNGPESVFAGSYGWRSSGVLHKAQTLLQRYMSMAGGYSGHLGDYSTGASQVIMPHVMGSIEVYEQQTTHPVVLEHSNVVVLWGLNPMNTLKIAWSSTDESGIEFFHQLKKSGKTIICIDPIRSETIEFFGDKAQWIAPNPMTDVAMMMGVAHSLVSNNKHDKAFLEKYTTGYDKFEAYLLGKEDGIEKTPEWAEKITGVPAKQMEVLADIFSKNTTMLMSGWGVQRQQYGEQRHWMLATLASMLGQIGQAGGGFGLSYHYSNGGNPTRDAGVLPAISSTPGGSSSAGNDWAVSGAVNAFPVARIVEALENPNQTYQHNGKELTFPDVKMIWWAGGGNFTHHQDTNRLIKAWQKPELVVISEIYWTAAAKHADIVLPITTSFERNDMTMTGDYSNQHLIPMKQAVPPQGEARNDFDVFADLAELIKPGGRDVYTEGKTEMDWLKGFYETAQKGGRSARVRMPNFGQFWDANELIEMKFNKKAAQFVRHADFRKDPVMNPLGTPSGKIEIYSKTIEKYGLDDCPAHPTWLEPTEWRGSAKDDELQLMTAHAAHRLHSQFNYAKLREEYAVQNREPITINTEDAKSRGIKNGDLVRAFNARGQVLVGALVTDGIKQGSVCIHEGGWPDLDRKTGLCKNGGANVLTSDIPTSRLANGCAGNSALVKIEKYTGDVPNLTAFTPVTNG, from the coding sequence ATGAATAACATATCACGTCGAGGTTTCTTAAAGGGATCAAGCATGGCAGCGGGTACTCTAGTATTTACTAGTATTGTACCAATGCAAGCAATGGCAAAGCCTAAAGGTTCAGGAATACTTACCGCCGGTCGTATGGGCGCAATGATAGCGGAAGTTAAAGATGGAAAACTAATTTCAACAAAAGGTGCCTTAGCTAAGACTGTCCCCAATAGCCTACAAACTACCGGACCAGATCAAGTACATACTAACGCTCGTATTAAGTACCCAATGGTTCGAAAAAGCTATCTGGATAACCCAACAGATCCGAAAGGTATGCGCGGAGATGACGACTATGTTCGTGTTTCTTGGGACGAAGCTTATAAGTTAATACATGAGCAACATATGCGGATTCGTGAAAGCAACGGACCTGAATCTGTTTTCGCAGGCTCTTATGGTTGGCGGTCAAGTGGTGTTCTCCATAAAGCGCAAACCTTACTTCAGCGTTATATGAGTATGGCTGGAGGCTACTCAGGGCATCTGGGTGACTACTCTACTGGAGCCTCTCAAGTAATTATGCCTCATGTTATGGGGTCTATTGAAGTGTACGAGCAACAAACTACTCACCCAGTAGTTCTTGAGCACAGTAATGTCGTTGTTCTTTGGGGATTGAACCCAATGAACACATTGAAAATTGCATGGTCATCTACTGATGAATCTGGTATTGAGTTCTTCCACCAACTCAAGAAATCCGGCAAGACCATTATCTGTATTGATCCGATTCGCTCTGAAACCATCGAGTTCTTTGGTGATAAAGCACAGTGGATAGCACCCAATCCAATGACTGATGTTGCAATGATGATGGGGGTCGCTCATTCATTAGTCAGCAACAACAAACATGACAAAGCCTTCTTAGAAAAATACACCACCGGTTACGATAAGTTTGAAGCCTACCTCTTAGGTAAAGAAGACGGTATCGAGAAAACACCAGAATGGGCTGAAAAAATCACCGGAGTACCTGCAAAACAGATGGAAGTCCTTGCTGATATCTTCAGCAAAAATACGACTATGCTAATGAGCGGTTGGGGTGTACAACGTCAACAATATGGGGAGCAACGTCATTGGATGTTGGCGACGCTTGCTTCAATGTTAGGCCAGATTGGTCAAGCTGGCGGCGGCTTTGGGCTTTCTTATCATTATTCTAATGGTGGAAATCCAACACGTGATGCAGGTGTACTACCAGCCATTTCATCGACGCCTGGTGGCAGTTCTTCTGCTGGTAATGATTGGGCAGTATCTGGTGCGGTTAATGCTTTCCCTGTTGCTCGTATTGTTGAAGCGCTTGAAAATCCAAATCAAACCTATCAACACAACGGTAAGGAACTCACTTTCCCAGATGTCAAAATGATTTGGTGGGCAGGGGGTGGCAACTTTACCCATCACCAAGATACTAACCGCTTAATCAAAGCATGGCAAAAACCAGAGCTGGTGGTTATCTCTGAAATTTATTGGACAGCGGCCGCTAAACATGCGGATATCGTTCTGCCTATCACTACCTCATTCGAACGAAACGATATGACAATGACAGGTGACTATAGTAATCAACACCTCATACCTATGAAACAAGCTGTACCACCGCAAGGTGAAGCACGTAATGACTTCGATGTATTTGCAGACTTGGCTGAATTGATCAAACCGGGCGGTCGTGATGTTTATACCGAAGGAAAAACCGAAATGGACTGGCTGAAAGGCTTTTACGAAACAGCACAAAAAGGTGGTCGTTCAGCACGTGTTCGTATGCCTAATTTTGGTCAGTTTTGGGATGCCAATGAGCTAATAGAAATGAAGTTCAATAAAAAAGCAGCACAGTTTGTTCGCCATGCTGATTTCCGTAAAGATCCTGTGATGAACCCTCTTGGAACCCCATCAGGTAAGATTGAGATCTACTCTAAAACGATTGAAAAATATGGCTTGGATGATTGTCCCGCCCACCCAACTTGGTTGGAGCCTACTGAATGGCGGGGAAGCGCTAAAGACGATGAACTCCAGTTAATGACAGCACACGCAGCTCATCGTTTACACAGTCAATTTAACTATGCCAAACTCCGTGAAGAGTATGCGGTGCAGAACCGTGAACCGATTACTATTAATACCGAAGATGCGAAAAGCCGCGGTATCAAAAACGGTGATCTCGTTCGTGCATTTAATGCGCGTGGTCAGGTACTTGTTGGCGCATTGGTAACGGATGGAATAAAACAAGGTTCTGTCTGTATCCATGAAGGTGGTTGGCCTGATTTGGATCGTAAAACAGGGTTATGTAAAAACGGCGGAGCCAATGTATTAACGAGTGATATCCCAACATCTCGGTTGGCAAACGGATGCGCCGGTAACTCAGCACTAGTGAAAATTGAAAAATACACAGGAGATGTACCTAATTTAACGGCATTTACACCAGTAACAAATGGATAG
- the bioD gene encoding dethiobiotin synthase, producing MINAFFIAGTDTEVGKTVVSKAILQALAAKGLSTIGYKPVAAGCKETELGLRNSDALHLQEAATLDIAYDDVNPYALERPTSPHIAAKFDDVQIELPLLSDKLATHKHVADIVLVEGAGGWRVPISDSDCLSTWVQQEKLPVVLVVGIKLGCLSHAMLSVEAIQNDGLEIIGWAANRINPGTENYAEIIRMLEDKIPAPKLGEIPYVPSVKRKNIGKYMNVDPIINA from the coding sequence ATGATTAATGCATTTTTTATTGCCGGAACAGATACCGAAGTCGGTAAGACTGTTGTGTCAAAAGCTATATTACAAGCACTAGCAGCTAAAGGTCTTTCTACTATTGGCTATAAGCCAGTCGCCGCAGGGTGTAAAGAGACGGAATTAGGTCTTAGAAATTCTGATGCGCTCCACTTGCAAGAAGCCGCTACGTTGGATATCGCCTATGATGATGTCAATCCGTATGCGCTGGAACGTCCTACATCACCACATATTGCCGCTAAATTTGATGACGTTCAGATAGAATTACCGTTGTTGAGTGATAAGTTAGCCACACATAAGCATGTTGCTGATATTGTTTTGGTTGAAGGCGCTGGTGGCTGGCGTGTTCCTATTTCAGACTCAGATTGCTTATCAACGTGGGTACAACAAGAAAAACTGCCAGTGGTACTGGTTGTGGGAATTAAACTTGGTTGCTTGAGTCATGCGATGCTTTCTGTCGAAGCGATTCAAAATGATGGTTTAGAAATTATTGGCTGGGCTGCGAATCGAATTAATCCAGGAACAGAAAACTACGCGGAGATTATCCGTATGTTGGAAGACAAAATCCCCGCGCCTAAATTAGGTGAAATTCCTTATGTGCCTAGCGTTAAAAGGAAAAACATTGGTAAATATATGAATGTAGACCCAATTATTAACGCATAA
- the cspE gene encoding transcription antiterminator/RNA stability regulator CspE produces the protein MSTKTTGLVKWFNESKGFGFLTQDNGGADVFVHFNAIVSDGFKTLAEGQKVSFEVEQGQKGLQAANVTAL, from the coding sequence ATGTCTACTAAAACAACTGGTCTAGTAAAATGGTTTAACGAATCTAAAGGTTTTGGCTTTCTTACTCAAGACAATGGCGGAGCGGATGTATTCGTTCATTTTAACGCTATCGTTTCTGACGGTTTCAAAACATTGGCTGAAGGTCAAAAAGTATCTTTCGAAGTTGAACAAGGCCAAAAAGGTCTTCAAGCTGCGAACGTTACAGCGCTATAA
- the bioB gene encoding biotin synthase BioB → MEVRHNWEVEEVRTLLEMPFMDLLFEAQKIHRQHQQHNYVQVSTLLSIKTGACPEDCKYCPQSAHYRTDVDRERLMEVQSVLDAAEKAKNSGSTRFCMGAAWKNPKERDMPYLKDMIKGVKDMGLETCMTLGMLTPEQAVDLADAGLDYYNHNLDTSPEYYGKIITTRTYQDRLDTLSHVRDSGMKICSGGIIGMGESVNDRASLFVELANLPVHPESVPINMLVKVQGTPLEEAEDVEPFDFIRLIAVARIMMPESAVRLSAGRESMNEQMQALCFMAGANSVFYGCKLLTTPNPDEDSDMQLFKKLGINSVEVSQKPDQVQESELLDQVIERVAARPTKDDLFYDASV, encoded by the coding sequence GTGGAAGTTCGTCATAATTGGGAAGTTGAAGAAGTTCGTACATTACTAGAAATGCCTTTTATGGACTTGTTGTTTGAAGCACAAAAGATCCATCGGCAACATCAGCAACATAACTATGTGCAAGTTAGTACTCTTCTCTCAATCAAGACAGGTGCTTGTCCTGAAGATTGTAAATATTGCCCTCAAAGTGCGCATTACCGTACCGATGTAGATCGTGAGAGGCTGATGGAAGTACAAAGTGTCCTAGATGCCGCTGAAAAAGCTAAGAATTCAGGCTCTACTCGATTCTGCATGGGAGCGGCATGGAAAAACCCAAAAGAACGCGATATGCCATATCTAAAAGATATGATTAAAGGTGTTAAAGATATGGGGTTAGAAACCTGTATGACTCTGGGTATGCTCACACCAGAACAAGCGGTTGATTTGGCAGATGCTGGACTAGATTATTACAATCATAACCTAGACACCTCGCCAGAATATTATGGAAAAATCATCACAACTCGTACCTATCAAGACCGTTTAGATACCTTATCTCATGTGCGCGATTCAGGTATGAAGATCTGTTCCGGCGGAATAATTGGGATGGGCGAGAGCGTGAATGATCGTGCCAGTCTGTTTGTTGAATTAGCGAACCTCCCTGTTCATCCTGAAAGTGTACCAATAAATATGTTGGTGAAGGTACAAGGCACACCGTTAGAAGAAGCTGAAGATGTTGAGCCGTTCGACTTTATTCGTCTTATCGCAGTTGCACGCATTATGATGCCAGAATCAGCAGTTAGGCTTTCTGCAGGCCGCGAAAGCATGAATGAACAGATGCAAGCACTCTGCTTCATGGCTGGTGCGAATTCGGTGTTTTATGGTTGTAAGTTATTAACGACGCCGAATCCAGACGAGGATAGCGATATGCAACTGTTCAAAAAATTGGGGATTAACAGTGTTGAGGTTAGCCAAAAACCGGATCAAGTTCAGGAAAGTGAGCTACTTGACCAAGTGATAGAGCGCGTTGCCGCTCGACCAACAAAAGATGACCTGTTTTATGATGCTAGTGTTTAA
- a CDS encoding NapC/NirT family cytochrome c, producing the protein MKLNKYTIGLLTIIGIVIGWVTLGGSAAVMHMTSSTEFCLSCHTMQIPYEEYQGSKHFSNAKGIRAECADCHIPSDPIDYVITKIRASKDIYHEFITGKIDTEDKYEEHRLAMAETVWAQMRANDSVTCRSCHSFDAMDTYEQSENATKMHEYGIENNQTCIDCHKGVAHFPPEIEMSSEAYDNLLALTEETKPDAEIVYPIDTISIGDFGRVNPTVELKVISHDTDFRTVQISGYQMKGAEQVLYMGKGQRAIIATLTDEGQAALNVGKFAEDEYGNAWRTAELIAKTDAAVLGNIEPLWRYAEELDNVYCAACHSIIPANHFTVNAWGPVAKSMGDRTDITELNLEILTKFFQNHAKDVVGH; encoded by the coding sequence ATGAAATTAAACAAATACACTATCGGTTTACTAACCATTATTGGCATCGTCATTGGGTGGGTAACCTTAGGAGGGTCAGCGGCTGTGATGCACATGACCTCAAGTACTGAGTTTTGTCTTTCTTGCCATACGATGCAAATCCCATATGAAGAGTATCAAGGCTCTAAACACTTTAGTAATGCGAAAGGGATCCGAGCAGAATGTGCAGATTGCCATATACCTTCTGATCCTATCGACTATGTTATTACTAAGATTCGAGCATCTAAAGATATCTATCATGAGTTTATAACTGGGAAAATAGATACTGAAGATAAGTACGAAGAGCATCGCTTGGCTATGGCCGAAACCGTGTGGGCTCAAATGCGAGCCAACGATTCAGTAACCTGCCGTTCCTGTCATAGCTTCGATGCTATGGATACTTATGAACAGTCTGAAAATGCTACCAAAATGCATGAATATGGCATCGAAAATAATCAAACCTGTATTGATTGCCACAAAGGTGTTGCGCACTTCCCACCAGAAATCGAGATGAGTAGTGAAGCATATGACAACTTATTAGCACTCACTGAAGAAACGAAGCCAGACGCTGAGATAGTCTATCCAATTGATACTATTTCCATTGGCGACTTCGGTCGTGTAAATCCTACCGTAGAGTTAAAGGTAATTTCTCACGATACTGATTTCAGAACAGTACAAATATCTGGTTATCAGATGAAAGGCGCAGAACAAGTACTTTATATGGGCAAAGGACAGCGAGCCATTATTGCCACGTTAACAGATGAAGGTCAGGCAGCGCTCAACGTTGGGAAATTTGCAGAGGATGAATATGGTAATGCTTGGCGAACAGCTGAACTTATCGCTAAAACAGACGCCGCCGTCCTAGGAAACATTGAACCTTTGTGGCGCTATGCTGAAGAGCTAGACAATGTTTATTGTGCTGCTTGTCATTCCATCATACCCGCTAATCACTTTACCGTGAACGCTTGGGGCCCTGTCGCTAAAAGCATGGGTGACCGAACAGACATTACAGAATTAAACTTAGAAATTTTAACCAAATTCTTCCAAAACCACGCAAAAGATGTGGTTGGACACTAA
- the bioC gene encoding malonyl-ACP O-methyltransferase BioC: MDCIVSRNSTRKLAIAEAFSKAARVYDQHAQFQRDVGLELIGQLPSDLSGMKVLDIGCGTGFCSELLAQKGAEIVAADLSSQMLQQAEKRCKEKVSLYCQADAEALPFERGEFDIVFSSLALQWCDDLADPLRELQRVTKKGGLIKFSTLMSGSLIELKRSWAEIDSHQHVNNFLSDKQIKIALAQAGSQNHHLELLKVQLWYTSAFELMRDLKGIGATHVGERSPGLTKKSTLTRVETEYQRFKNDNDLLPATYQVCLGTIFL, encoded by the coding sequence GTGGATTGTATTGTAAGTAGAAATTCAACGCGTAAATTGGCTATTGCAGAAGCATTTAGCAAAGCCGCACGCGTTTACGATCAACATGCCCAATTTCAAAGAGATGTTGGGCTCGAGTTAATTGGTCAGCTGCCTTCAGATTTATCAGGCATGAAGGTATTAGATATTGGTTGTGGAACCGGATTCTGTTCAGAACTATTAGCCCAAAAAGGAGCAGAAATCGTGGCGGCGGATTTGTCGTCTCAAATGTTGCAACAAGCCGAAAAACGATGCAAAGAGAAGGTATCACTTTATTGCCAAGCGGATGCAGAAGCGCTTCCATTCGAGAGGGGAGAATTCGACATTGTATTTTCTAGCCTTGCGCTGCAGTGGTGTGATGATCTCGCCGACCCTCTTAGAGAGCTACAAAGAGTAACCAAAAAAGGTGGACTGATAAAGTTTTCTACTTTGATGAGTGGTTCTTTAATTGAGCTAAAGCGTTCATGGGCTGAAATTGATTCACATCAACACGTCAATAACTTTCTTAGTGATAAACAGATAAAAATTGCGTTAGCGCAAGCTGGATCACAAAATCATCATCTAGAATTACTCAAAGTTCAGCTTTGGTATACATCTGCATTTGAATTAATGCGAGATTTAAAAGGTATTGGCGCGACCCATGTTGGAGAACGTTCTCCTGGTTTGACCAAAAAAAGTACCTTAACTCGTGTTGAGACAGAGTACCAAAGATTTAAAAATGATAATGATTTGCTACCCGCAACTTATCAGGTGTGCCTAGGAACCATTTTTTTATGA
- the serS gene encoding serine--tRNA ligase, with protein MLDSKILRTELDETAEKLARRGFTLDVEKIRELEEQRKSLQVKTEELQALRNSRSKSIGQAKAKGDHDEAARILAEVGNLGSELEEGKKALAELQVQLENITLSIPNLPDDSVPNGKDESENVEVARWGEPKAYDFELKDHVDLGEMADGLDFQSAVKISGSRFIVMKGQFARLHRSIAQFMLDLHTEQHGYTEMYVPYLVNHDSLYGTGQLPKFGEDLFHTKPATEEGQGMCLIPTAEVPVTNMVRDTISDEADLPLKMTAHTPCFRSEAGSYGRDTRGLIRMHQFDKVELVQITKPEDSMNALEELTGHAEKVLQLLGLPYRKVVLCTGDMGFGARKTYDLEVWVPAQETYREISSCSNMWDFQARRMQARFRRKGEKKPELVHTLNGSGLAVGRTMVAILENNQQADGRIEIPEVLRKYMNGLTYIG; from the coding sequence ATGCTGGATTCTAAAATACTTCGAACTGAGCTGGATGAAACAGCTGAAAAACTAGCCCGTCGAGGCTTCACCCTCGATGTAGAGAAAATTCGTGAGCTTGAAGAACAACGTAAGTCCCTTCAAGTTAAAACTGAAGAGCTACAAGCGCTACGTAATTCCCGTTCGAAGTCCATTGGTCAAGCGAAAGCAAAAGGCGACCATGATGAAGCTGCTCGAATTCTTGCCGAAGTCGGTAACCTTGGTAGTGAGCTAGAAGAAGGGAAAAAAGCCCTTGCTGAGTTACAGGTTCAGCTTGAAAATATTACGCTTTCTATTCCAAACTTACCCGATGATTCAGTACCTAATGGTAAAGATGAATCTGAAAACGTCGAAGTTGCGCGTTGGGGTGAACCCAAAGCTTATGATTTTGAACTAAAAGATCATGTTGATTTAGGTGAAATGGCTGACGGTCTTGATTTTCAAAGTGCTGTTAAAATCTCAGGTTCTCGTTTTATCGTAATGAAAGGCCAATTTGCACGACTGCATCGTTCGATTGCTCAGTTCATGCTTGATCTTCACACTGAGCAACACGGCTATACAGAAATGTATGTACCGTATTTAGTGAATCACGATAGTCTGTATGGTACAGGTCAACTACCAAAGTTTGGTGAGGACTTATTCCACACTAAACCTGCGACTGAAGAAGGTCAGGGTATGTGTTTGATTCCAACGGCAGAAGTACCGGTTACAAATATGGTACGTGATACTATTTCTGACGAAGCCGATTTGCCACTCAAAATGACGGCACATACGCCTTGTTTCCGTTCAGAAGCCGGTTCTTATGGCCGTGATACACGTGGCCTTATTCGTATGCACCAATTTGATAAAGTAGAGCTTGTACAGATCACTAAGCCTGAAGATTCAATGAATGCATTAGAAGAACTCACTGGCCATGCAGAAAAAGTATTGCAACTGTTAGGACTTCCTTACCGCAAAGTCGTACTTTGTACTGGCGATATGGGTTTTGGTGCACGTAAAACCTACGATTTAGAAGTGTGGGTACCTGCTCAAGAAACCTACCGTGAAATATCTTCATGTTCTAACATGTGGGACTTCCAAGCACGTCGTATGCAAGCTCGTTTCCGTCGTAAAGGTGAAAAGAAACCTGAACTTGTACATACACTGAATGGTTCTGGTTTGGCTGTTGGCCGCACTATGGTGGCAATACTAGAGAACAATCAGCAGGCAGATGGACGTATTGAGATCCCTGAAGTACTACGTAAGTACATGAATGGATTAACTTATATCGGATAA